One Nitrospina watsonii DNA segment encodes these proteins:
- a CDS encoding YceD family protein gives MSLSIDIDDIPEDGPLELDLSESADQFAVYSEENSLAEPVRVTGSLTRSNHDIFWVGEVSTVMNMTCSRCLEPFRLDVHTPVTTSFLPAPDADELEAEQELVESDIELEYYTDHKIDLTQSVYDQIMLSLPMVHLCTEDCKGICPQCGASLNREGCRCEGDENIDPRLAVLKQLKDKLK, from the coding sequence ATGAGTCTGAGTATTGATATTGATGACATACCCGAGGATGGGCCTCTGGAATTGGATCTTTCAGAATCAGCGGATCAGTTCGCCGTCTATTCTGAAGAAAACTCTCTGGCTGAACCTGTACGGGTGACGGGCAGTTTAACCCGATCCAACCATGATATTTTTTGGGTTGGTGAGGTGTCCACGGTCATGAACATGACCTGCTCGCGTTGCCTGGAACCGTTCCGGCTGGATGTTCACACTCCGGTCACGACTTCATTCCTTCCGGCGCCGGATGCGGATGAGTTGGAAGCGGAGCAGGAACTGGTCGAATCCGACATAGAACTTGAGTATTACACAGACCATAAAATTGACTTGACTCAATCTGTTTACGATCAGATTATGTTGAGTCTTCCAATGGTCCATTTGTGCACGGAAGATTGTAAGGGGATCTGCCCGCAATGCGGAGCTTCCCTGAACCGGGAAGGCTGCCGGTGTGAGGGGGATGAAAACATCGACCCACGGCTGGCCGTCTTGAAACAACTGAAGGACAAGCTGAAATAA
- the rpmF gene encoding 50S ribosomal protein L32, with amino-acid sequence MPVPKKRTSKSRKGMRRAHDSLTAPGFGECPQCHEFKRPHHVCPHCGYYKDKEVLEVEAI; translated from the coding sequence ATGCCAGTACCTAAGAAACGAACATCGAAGTCTCGCAAAGGCATGCGCCGGGCGCACGATTCCCTGACTGCACCGGGATTCGGAGAATGTCCGCAATGCCACGAATTCAAACGTCCCCACCACGTATGCCCGCACTGCGGTTACTACAAGGATAAAGAAGTGCTTGAGGTGGAAGCCATATAA